A genome region from Streptomyces xanthophaeus includes the following:
- a CDS encoding MarR family winged helix-turn-helix transcriptional regulator gives MSDTATQTPTKLQLLELLAAIGTAQWREFAAAAAQHGLTSTQARVLAQLDGPVPMRGLATLLVCDASNVTGIVDRLEARELVRREPDPADRRVKNVVATDAGRDVIRRVREEMQAMHGALDTLDEAESATLYALLGRLRPSMEKA, from the coding sequence ATGAGCGACACCGCCACGCAGACCCCCACCAAGCTCCAGCTGCTGGAGCTGCTCGCAGCGATCGGAACCGCCCAATGGCGCGAGTTCGCGGCCGCCGCGGCCCAGCACGGCCTGACCTCCACCCAGGCCCGGGTCCTCGCCCAGCTCGACGGCCCCGTACCCATGCGCGGCCTCGCCACCCTGCTGGTGTGCGACGCCTCCAACGTGACCGGCATCGTCGACCGGCTGGAGGCCCGCGAGCTGGTGCGCCGGGAGCCGGACCCCGCCGACCGCCGCGTCAAGAACGTCGTCGCGACGGACGCGGGCCGCGACGTCATCCGCCGCGTGCGCGAGGAGATGCAGGCCATGCACGGCGCGCTGGACACCCTTGACGAGGCCGAGAGCGCGACGCTCTACGCCCTGCTGGGCCGTCTGCGCCCCTCGATGGAGAAGGCCTGA
- a CDS encoding HutD/Ves family protein, whose amino-acid sequence MDAPSGGGIRVLRAADRTATVWKNGGGVTREIAAWPEGADMDGFGWRVSLAEVAADGPFSAFPGIGRTLTLAEGAGMDLTVAGVRRLVDERFAPQDFPGDEPTDCRLLSGPVVNFNVMYRRGAVGAQTAVVRGTLALAVPPGGTLLVAALEGPAVLERAGDLTELLPYDAALLTGPPDCRVRTAGRAAVVRFVPAQAADQL is encoded by the coding sequence ATGGACGCGCCGAGCGGTGGCGGGATCAGGGTCCTGCGGGCGGCCGACCGCACCGCCACCGTCTGGAAGAACGGCGGGGGAGTCACCCGGGAGATCGCGGCCTGGCCCGAGGGCGCGGACATGGACGGCTTCGGCTGGCGGGTGAGCCTGGCCGAGGTCGCCGCAGACGGCCCGTTCTCGGCCTTCCCCGGCATCGGGCGCACCCTGACCCTCGCCGAGGGCGCGGGCATGGACCTCACGGTGGCGGGCGTACGCCGGCTCGTGGACGAGCGGTTCGCGCCGCAGGACTTCCCCGGGGACGAGCCGACCGACTGCCGGCTGCTCTCCGGCCCCGTCGTGAACTTCAACGTGATGTACCGCAGGGGCGCGGTGGGCGCGCAGACCGCCGTCGTACGGGGCACGCTCGCCCTCGCGGTCCCGCCGGGCGGGACGCTGCTGGTGGCCGCGCTGGAGGGACCGGCGGTACTCGAACGGGCCGGTGACCTCACGGAGCTGCTCCCGTACGACGCGGCCCTGCTGACCGGACCGCCCGACTGCAGGGTCCGTACGGCCGGGCGCGCGGCCGTCGTGCGGTTCGTCCCGGCCCAGGCCGCGGACCAGCTCTGA
- a CDS encoding GNAT family N-acetyltransferase yields the protein MTADFIVRPARPADAGRLAELRWTFKQEDHEGRPPTPARPLEEAEQWIHDRLSDGRWSAWVAETEGEICGHVFLCLVERMPEPYEDNNPVGYVTNYFVLPSQRNKGAGSALLEALKQHSRSAGLEGLIVWPSERSTPLYRRLGFQPPDELLELPLDT from the coding sequence ATGACCGCAGACTTCATCGTGCGCCCCGCCCGACCCGCCGATGCGGGCCGCCTGGCCGAACTCCGATGGACGTTCAAGCAAGAGGACCACGAAGGGCGACCACCGACCCCCGCTCGGCCCCTGGAGGAGGCAGAGCAATGGATCCACGACCGGCTCAGCGATGGCCGCTGGTCGGCCTGGGTCGCGGAGACCGAAGGCGAAATCTGCGGTCACGTCTTCCTCTGTCTGGTGGAGCGGATGCCCGAGCCCTACGAGGACAACAACCCGGTCGGCTATGTCACGAACTACTTCGTCCTGCCGTCACAGCGGAACAAAGGAGCCGGCTCCGCGCTCCTCGAGGCGCTGAAGCAGCATTCGCGCAGTGCAGGCCTCGAGGGCTTGATCGTCTGGCCGTCGGAGCGCAGCACCCCCCTCTATCGGCGCCTCGGTTTCCAGCCCCCGGACGAACTGCTGGAACTTCCGCTCGACACCTGA